From a single Apium graveolens cultivar Ventura chromosome 2, ASM990537v1, whole genome shotgun sequence genomic region:
- the LOC141706739 gene encoding uncharacterized protein LOC141706739 isoform X2, whose product MGRPPSNGVPSFRFNAVEVSDMEAMLVAHDFAMPSRELLDALAEKFSLAPERSGKSVVQMKQVWHWFQNRRYAHRAKASRAPETSNLSPLTQDGSSIMTNMPQAPQSKPVPRAFTDTKIDVTEAPQSLPSTGCRNGADSSSMEFEAKSARDGAWYDVAMFLSYRSSDAVDPEVLVRFAGFGAEEDEWVDIGRLVRKRSLPCESSECVAVLQGDLILCFQEGKEQALYYDAHVLDAQRRRHDVRGCRCRFLVRYDHDQSEEIVPLRKVCRRPETDYRLQQLYASNEPASTNQSKAGAIPTNNTLRVYPPVEPKQKQRKIEDLLNNGPVLPGTSQTNLLAGTEIKALQTNVADIMDAGSTGNSSTPQSSNSSQRLDMKTDSPGTVEVSDSGNSSPQPQDMKTDSPGNMEILDTGNNSPQPQDMKTDSHGNMETSDAGNNSPQPQDLMTDGGSTVEILDSGDNSLQPQVIKIASPSTTQISDAANSSLQTQDVKLASPSNLEISDADNISSQPEVMNVVSPRTMDISDAANSSLQTQDTKTASLSNLEISDAGNNSLQPEVASPHTAEVSDAVTVDQLPKVTEIINGGDLDGSNVAPTNAMQQEEVAQIASAASVENSPVSPVNDKLGNPVVPPQSEVAETPRSLESADTPPPNEV is encoded by the exons ATGGGAAGACCACCTAGTAACGGCGTCCCCTCCTTCCGCTTTAACGCCGTTGAG GTTTCGGATATGGAAGCAATGTTGGTAGCACATGATTTTGCTATGCCTTCACGTGAGCTTCTTGACGCCCTTGCTGAGAAATTTAG CCTTGCACCTGAAAGGTCCGGAAAATCCGTAGTTCAAATGAAACAA GTGTGGCATTGGTTCCAGAATAGGCGTTACGCACATAGAGCAAAAGCTTCTAGGGCTCCTGAGACATCTAATTTATCGCCGTTAACTCAGGACGGCTCTAGTATAATGACAAATATGCCCCAAGCCCCTCAATCAAAACCAGTGCCTCGAG CCTTTACAGATACAAAGATAGATGTGACTGAAGCCCCTCAAAGTTTGCCTTCTACCGGAT GCAGGAATGGAGCAGACAGTAGCTCAATGGAGTTTGAAGCTAAATCTGCGCGAGATGGTGCATG GTACGATGTTGCAATGTTTTTATCTTATAGAAGTTCTGACGCTGTTGACCCG GAAGTTCTTGTGAGGTTTGCTGGATTTGGAGCTGAGGAGGATGAATGGGTGGACATTGGTAGGCTTGTGAGAAAACGGTCTCTCCCATGTGAATCCTCAGAATGCGTCGCAGTTCTTCAAGGAGATCTTATACTCTGTTTTCAG GAAGGCAAAGAGCAGGCTCTCTACTATGATGCTCATGTCCTTGATGCACAAAGACGGAGACATGATGTAAGAGGTTGCCGTTGCAGATTTCTTGTGCGCTACGATCATGATCAGTCTGAG GAAATTGTGCCTCTGAGAAAGGTTTGTCGTCGACCTGAGACTGATTACAGGTTGCAGCAACTTTATGCTTCAAACGAGCCTGCATCTACAAACCAGTCTAAAGCTGGCGCTATACCTACAAACAACACTTTGAGGGTCTATCCACCAGTTGAACCAAAGCAAAAGCAGCGCAAAATTGAGGACTTATTAAATAATGGACCTGTGTTGCCTGGCACTTCTCAAACGAATTTACTTGCAGGGACGGAGATCAAAGCTCTGCAAACAAATGTTGCTGATATCATGGATGCTGGTAGTACTGGAAATTCGAGTACCCCACAAAGTAGTAATTCTTCACAACGACTAGATATGAAGACTGACAGTCCTGGTACTGTGGAAGTTTCAGACTCTGGTAATAGTTCTCCACAACCACAAGATATGAAGACTGACAGTCCCGGTAATATGGAAATTTTAGACACTGGTAATAATTCTCCACAACCACAAGATATGAAGACTGACAGCCACGGTAATAtggaaacttcagatgctggcAATAATTCTCCACAACCACAAGATTTGATGACTGACGGTGGCAGTACTGTGGAAATTTTAGACTCTGGTGATAACTCCCTGCAACCACAAGTTATTAAGATTGCCAGTCCCAGTACTACGCAAATTTCAGATGCTGCTAATAGTTCTTTGCAAACACAAGATGTGAAGCTTGCCAGTCCCAGTAATTTGGAAATATCAGATGCTGATAATATTTCTTCGCAACCAGAAGTTATGAATGTTGTCAGTCCCCGTACCATGGATATTTCAGATGCTGCTAATAGTTCCTTGCAAACACAAGATACAAAGACTGCCAGTCTCAGTAATTTAGAAATATCGGATGCTGGTAATAATTCTCTGCAACCAGAAGTTGCCAGTCCCCATACTGCAGAAGTTTCAGATGCTGTGACTGTTGATCAACTGCCAAAAGTTACTGAGATCATAAACGGTGGCGATCTAGATGGTTCAAATGTCGCCCCCACAAATGCAATGCAGCAAGAAGAAGTTGCGCAGATAGCAAGTGCTGCTAGTGTTGAAAATTCACCCGTCTCACCTGTTAATGATAAACTAGGAAATCCAGTTGTTCCACCTCAATCAGAAGTTGCAGAGACTCCTCGTAGTTTGGAAAGTGCAGACACTCCACCGCCTAATGAAGTTTAA
- the LOC141706739 gene encoding uncharacterized protein LOC141706739 isoform X4, protein MGRPPSNGVPSFRFNAVEVSDMEAMLVAHDFAMPSRELLDALAEKFSLAPERSGKSVVQMKQVWHWFQNRRYAHRAKASRAPETSNLSPLTQDGSSIMTNMPQAPQSKPVPRDTKIDVTEAPQSLPSTGCRNGADSSSMEFEAKSARDGAWYDVAMFLSYRSSDAVDPEVLVRFAGFGAEEDEWVDIGRLVRKRSLPCESSECVAVLQGDLILCFQEGKEQALYYDAHVLDAQRRRHDVRGCRCRFLVRYDHDQSEEIVPLRKVCRRPETDYRLQQLYASNEPASTNQSKAGAIPTNNTLRVYPPVEPKQKQRKIEDLLNNGPVLPGTSQTNLLAGTEIKALQTNVADIMDAGSTGNSSTPQSSNSSQRLDMKTDSPGTVEVSDSGNSSPQPQDMKTDSPGNMEILDTGNNSPQPQDMKTDSHGNMETSDAGNNSPQPQDLMTDGGSTVEILDSGDNSLQPQVIKIASPSTTQISDAANSSLQTQDVKLASPSNLEISDADNISSQPEVMNVVSPRTMDISDAANSSLQTQDTKTASLSNLEISDAGNNSLQPEVASPHTAEVSDAVTVDQLPKVTEIINGGDLDGSNVAPTNAMQQEEVAQIASAASVENSPVSPVNDKLGNPVVPPQSEVAETPRSLESADTPPPNEV, encoded by the exons ATGGGAAGACCACCTAGTAACGGCGTCCCCTCCTTCCGCTTTAACGCCGTTGAG GTTTCGGATATGGAAGCAATGTTGGTAGCACATGATTTTGCTATGCCTTCACGTGAGCTTCTTGACGCCCTTGCTGAGAAATTTAG CCTTGCACCTGAAAGGTCCGGAAAATCCGTAGTTCAAATGAAACAA GTGTGGCATTGGTTCCAGAATAGGCGTTACGCACATAGAGCAAAAGCTTCTAGGGCTCCTGAGACATCTAATTTATCGCCGTTAACTCAGGACGGCTCTAGTATAATGACAAATATGCCCCAAGCCCCTCAATCAAAACCAGTGCCTCGAG ATACAAAGATAGATGTGACTGAAGCCCCTCAAAGTTTGCCTTCTACCGGAT GCAGGAATGGAGCAGACAGTAGCTCAATGGAGTTTGAAGCTAAATCTGCGCGAGATGGTGCATG GTACGATGTTGCAATGTTTTTATCTTATAGAAGTTCTGACGCTGTTGACCCG GAAGTTCTTGTGAGGTTTGCTGGATTTGGAGCTGAGGAGGATGAATGGGTGGACATTGGTAGGCTTGTGAGAAAACGGTCTCTCCCATGTGAATCCTCAGAATGCGTCGCAGTTCTTCAAGGAGATCTTATACTCTGTTTTCAG GAAGGCAAAGAGCAGGCTCTCTACTATGATGCTCATGTCCTTGATGCACAAAGACGGAGACATGATGTAAGAGGTTGCCGTTGCAGATTTCTTGTGCGCTACGATCATGATCAGTCTGAG GAAATTGTGCCTCTGAGAAAGGTTTGTCGTCGACCTGAGACTGATTACAGGTTGCAGCAACTTTATGCTTCAAACGAGCCTGCATCTACAAACCAGTCTAAAGCTGGCGCTATACCTACAAACAACACTTTGAGGGTCTATCCACCAGTTGAACCAAAGCAAAAGCAGCGCAAAATTGAGGACTTATTAAATAATGGACCTGTGTTGCCTGGCACTTCTCAAACGAATTTACTTGCAGGGACGGAGATCAAAGCTCTGCAAACAAATGTTGCTGATATCATGGATGCTGGTAGTACTGGAAATTCGAGTACCCCACAAAGTAGTAATTCTTCACAACGACTAGATATGAAGACTGACAGTCCTGGTACTGTGGAAGTTTCAGACTCTGGTAATAGTTCTCCACAACCACAAGATATGAAGACTGACAGTCCCGGTAATATGGAAATTTTAGACACTGGTAATAATTCTCCACAACCACAAGATATGAAGACTGACAGCCACGGTAATAtggaaacttcagatgctggcAATAATTCTCCACAACCACAAGATTTGATGACTGACGGTGGCAGTACTGTGGAAATTTTAGACTCTGGTGATAACTCCCTGCAACCACAAGTTATTAAGATTGCCAGTCCCAGTACTACGCAAATTTCAGATGCTGCTAATAGTTCTTTGCAAACACAAGATGTGAAGCTTGCCAGTCCCAGTAATTTGGAAATATCAGATGCTGATAATATTTCTTCGCAACCAGAAGTTATGAATGTTGTCAGTCCCCGTACCATGGATATTTCAGATGCTGCTAATAGTTCCTTGCAAACACAAGATACAAAGACTGCCAGTCTCAGTAATTTAGAAATATCGGATGCTGGTAATAATTCTCTGCAACCAGAAGTTGCCAGTCCCCATACTGCAGAAGTTTCAGATGCTGTGACTGTTGATCAACTGCCAAAAGTTACTGAGATCATAAACGGTGGCGATCTAGATGGTTCAAATGTCGCCCCCACAAATGCAATGCAGCAAGAAGAAGTTGCGCAGATAGCAAGTGCTGCTAGTGTTGAAAATTCACCCGTCTCACCTGTTAATGATAAACTAGGAAATCCAGTTGTTCCACCTCAATCAGAAGTTGCAGAGACTCCTCGTAGTTTGGAAAGTGCAGACACTCCACCGCCTAATGAAGTTTAA
- the LOC141706739 gene encoding uncharacterized protein LOC141706739 isoform X1 — MGRPPSNGVPSFRFNAVEVSDMEAMLVAHDFAMPSRELLDALAEKFSLAPERSGKSVVQMKQVWHWFQNRRYAHRAKASRAPETSNLSPLTQDGSSIMTNMPQAPQSKPVPRAFTDTKIDVTEAPQSLPSTGCTGRNGADSSSMEFEAKSARDGAWYDVAMFLSYRSSDAVDPEVLVRFAGFGAEEDEWVDIGRLVRKRSLPCESSECVAVLQGDLILCFQEGKEQALYYDAHVLDAQRRRHDVRGCRCRFLVRYDHDQSEEIVPLRKVCRRPETDYRLQQLYASNEPASTNQSKAGAIPTNNTLRVYPPVEPKQKQRKIEDLLNNGPVLPGTSQTNLLAGTEIKALQTNVADIMDAGSTGNSSTPQSSNSSQRLDMKTDSPGTVEVSDSGNSSPQPQDMKTDSPGNMEILDTGNNSPQPQDMKTDSHGNMETSDAGNNSPQPQDLMTDGGSTVEILDSGDNSLQPQVIKIASPSTTQISDAANSSLQTQDVKLASPSNLEISDADNISSQPEVMNVVSPRTMDISDAANSSLQTQDTKTASLSNLEISDAGNNSLQPEVASPHTAEVSDAVTVDQLPKVTEIINGGDLDGSNVAPTNAMQQEEVAQIASAASVENSPVSPVNDKLGNPVVPPQSEVAETPRSLESADTPPPNEV; from the exons ATGGGAAGACCACCTAGTAACGGCGTCCCCTCCTTCCGCTTTAACGCCGTTGAG GTTTCGGATATGGAAGCAATGTTGGTAGCACATGATTTTGCTATGCCTTCACGTGAGCTTCTTGACGCCCTTGCTGAGAAATTTAG CCTTGCACCTGAAAGGTCCGGAAAATCCGTAGTTCAAATGAAACAA GTGTGGCATTGGTTCCAGAATAGGCGTTACGCACATAGAGCAAAAGCTTCTAGGGCTCCTGAGACATCTAATTTATCGCCGTTAACTCAGGACGGCTCTAGTATAATGACAAATATGCCCCAAGCCCCTCAATCAAAACCAGTGCCTCGAG CCTTTACAGATACAAAGATAGATGTGACTGAAGCCCCTCAAAGTTTGCCTTCTACCGGAT GTACAGGCAGGAATGGAGCAGACAGTAGCTCAATGGAGTTTGAAGCTAAATCTGCGCGAGATGGTGCATG GTACGATGTTGCAATGTTTTTATCTTATAGAAGTTCTGACGCTGTTGACCCG GAAGTTCTTGTGAGGTTTGCTGGATTTGGAGCTGAGGAGGATGAATGGGTGGACATTGGTAGGCTTGTGAGAAAACGGTCTCTCCCATGTGAATCCTCAGAATGCGTCGCAGTTCTTCAAGGAGATCTTATACTCTGTTTTCAG GAAGGCAAAGAGCAGGCTCTCTACTATGATGCTCATGTCCTTGATGCACAAAGACGGAGACATGATGTAAGAGGTTGCCGTTGCAGATTTCTTGTGCGCTACGATCATGATCAGTCTGAG GAAATTGTGCCTCTGAGAAAGGTTTGTCGTCGACCTGAGACTGATTACAGGTTGCAGCAACTTTATGCTTCAAACGAGCCTGCATCTACAAACCAGTCTAAAGCTGGCGCTATACCTACAAACAACACTTTGAGGGTCTATCCACCAGTTGAACCAAAGCAAAAGCAGCGCAAAATTGAGGACTTATTAAATAATGGACCTGTGTTGCCTGGCACTTCTCAAACGAATTTACTTGCAGGGACGGAGATCAAAGCTCTGCAAACAAATGTTGCTGATATCATGGATGCTGGTAGTACTGGAAATTCGAGTACCCCACAAAGTAGTAATTCTTCACAACGACTAGATATGAAGACTGACAGTCCTGGTACTGTGGAAGTTTCAGACTCTGGTAATAGTTCTCCACAACCACAAGATATGAAGACTGACAGTCCCGGTAATATGGAAATTTTAGACACTGGTAATAATTCTCCACAACCACAAGATATGAAGACTGACAGCCACGGTAATAtggaaacttcagatgctggcAATAATTCTCCACAACCACAAGATTTGATGACTGACGGTGGCAGTACTGTGGAAATTTTAGACTCTGGTGATAACTCCCTGCAACCACAAGTTATTAAGATTGCCAGTCCCAGTACTACGCAAATTTCAGATGCTGCTAATAGTTCTTTGCAAACACAAGATGTGAAGCTTGCCAGTCCCAGTAATTTGGAAATATCAGATGCTGATAATATTTCTTCGCAACCAGAAGTTATGAATGTTGTCAGTCCCCGTACCATGGATATTTCAGATGCTGCTAATAGTTCCTTGCAAACACAAGATACAAAGACTGCCAGTCTCAGTAATTTAGAAATATCGGATGCTGGTAATAATTCTCTGCAACCAGAAGTTGCCAGTCCCCATACTGCAGAAGTTTCAGATGCTGTGACTGTTGATCAACTGCCAAAAGTTACTGAGATCATAAACGGTGGCGATCTAGATGGTTCAAATGTCGCCCCCACAAATGCAATGCAGCAAGAAGAAGTTGCGCAGATAGCAAGTGCTGCTAGTGTTGAAAATTCACCCGTCTCACCTGTTAATGATAAACTAGGAAATCCAGTTGTTCCACCTCAATCAGAAGTTGCAGAGACTCCTCGTAGTTTGGAAAGTGCAGACACTCCACCGCCTAATGAAGTTTAA
- the LOC141706739 gene encoding uncharacterized protein LOC141706739 isoform X3, whose translation MGRPPSNGVPSFRFNAVEVSDMEAMLVAHDFAMPSRELLDALAEKFSLAPERSGKSVVQMKQVWHWFQNRRYAHRAKASRAPETSNLSPLTQDGSSIMTNMPQAPQSKPVPRDTKIDVTEAPQSLPSTGCTGRNGADSSSMEFEAKSARDGAWYDVAMFLSYRSSDAVDPEVLVRFAGFGAEEDEWVDIGRLVRKRSLPCESSECVAVLQGDLILCFQEGKEQALYYDAHVLDAQRRRHDVRGCRCRFLVRYDHDQSEEIVPLRKVCRRPETDYRLQQLYASNEPASTNQSKAGAIPTNNTLRVYPPVEPKQKQRKIEDLLNNGPVLPGTSQTNLLAGTEIKALQTNVADIMDAGSTGNSSTPQSSNSSQRLDMKTDSPGTVEVSDSGNSSPQPQDMKTDSPGNMEILDTGNNSPQPQDMKTDSHGNMETSDAGNNSPQPQDLMTDGGSTVEILDSGDNSLQPQVIKIASPSTTQISDAANSSLQTQDVKLASPSNLEISDADNISSQPEVMNVVSPRTMDISDAANSSLQTQDTKTASLSNLEISDAGNNSLQPEVASPHTAEVSDAVTVDQLPKVTEIINGGDLDGSNVAPTNAMQQEEVAQIASAASVENSPVSPVNDKLGNPVVPPQSEVAETPRSLESADTPPPNEV comes from the exons ATGGGAAGACCACCTAGTAACGGCGTCCCCTCCTTCCGCTTTAACGCCGTTGAG GTTTCGGATATGGAAGCAATGTTGGTAGCACATGATTTTGCTATGCCTTCACGTGAGCTTCTTGACGCCCTTGCTGAGAAATTTAG CCTTGCACCTGAAAGGTCCGGAAAATCCGTAGTTCAAATGAAACAA GTGTGGCATTGGTTCCAGAATAGGCGTTACGCACATAGAGCAAAAGCTTCTAGGGCTCCTGAGACATCTAATTTATCGCCGTTAACTCAGGACGGCTCTAGTATAATGACAAATATGCCCCAAGCCCCTCAATCAAAACCAGTGCCTCGAG ATACAAAGATAGATGTGACTGAAGCCCCTCAAAGTTTGCCTTCTACCGGAT GTACAGGCAGGAATGGAGCAGACAGTAGCTCAATGGAGTTTGAAGCTAAATCTGCGCGAGATGGTGCATG GTACGATGTTGCAATGTTTTTATCTTATAGAAGTTCTGACGCTGTTGACCCG GAAGTTCTTGTGAGGTTTGCTGGATTTGGAGCTGAGGAGGATGAATGGGTGGACATTGGTAGGCTTGTGAGAAAACGGTCTCTCCCATGTGAATCCTCAGAATGCGTCGCAGTTCTTCAAGGAGATCTTATACTCTGTTTTCAG GAAGGCAAAGAGCAGGCTCTCTACTATGATGCTCATGTCCTTGATGCACAAAGACGGAGACATGATGTAAGAGGTTGCCGTTGCAGATTTCTTGTGCGCTACGATCATGATCAGTCTGAG GAAATTGTGCCTCTGAGAAAGGTTTGTCGTCGACCTGAGACTGATTACAGGTTGCAGCAACTTTATGCTTCAAACGAGCCTGCATCTACAAACCAGTCTAAAGCTGGCGCTATACCTACAAACAACACTTTGAGGGTCTATCCACCAGTTGAACCAAAGCAAAAGCAGCGCAAAATTGAGGACTTATTAAATAATGGACCTGTGTTGCCTGGCACTTCTCAAACGAATTTACTTGCAGGGACGGAGATCAAAGCTCTGCAAACAAATGTTGCTGATATCATGGATGCTGGTAGTACTGGAAATTCGAGTACCCCACAAAGTAGTAATTCTTCACAACGACTAGATATGAAGACTGACAGTCCTGGTACTGTGGAAGTTTCAGACTCTGGTAATAGTTCTCCACAACCACAAGATATGAAGACTGACAGTCCCGGTAATATGGAAATTTTAGACACTGGTAATAATTCTCCACAACCACAAGATATGAAGACTGACAGCCACGGTAATAtggaaacttcagatgctggcAATAATTCTCCACAACCACAAGATTTGATGACTGACGGTGGCAGTACTGTGGAAATTTTAGACTCTGGTGATAACTCCCTGCAACCACAAGTTATTAAGATTGCCAGTCCCAGTACTACGCAAATTTCAGATGCTGCTAATAGTTCTTTGCAAACACAAGATGTGAAGCTTGCCAGTCCCAGTAATTTGGAAATATCAGATGCTGATAATATTTCTTCGCAACCAGAAGTTATGAATGTTGTCAGTCCCCGTACCATGGATATTTCAGATGCTGCTAATAGTTCCTTGCAAACACAAGATACAAAGACTGCCAGTCTCAGTAATTTAGAAATATCGGATGCTGGTAATAATTCTCTGCAACCAGAAGTTGCCAGTCCCCATACTGCAGAAGTTTCAGATGCTGTGACTGTTGATCAACTGCCAAAAGTTACTGAGATCATAAACGGTGGCGATCTAGATGGTTCAAATGTCGCCCCCACAAATGCAATGCAGCAAGAAGAAGTTGCGCAGATAGCAAGTGCTGCTAGTGTTGAAAATTCACCCGTCTCACCTGTTAATGATAAACTAGGAAATCCAGTTGTTCCACCTCAATCAGAAGTTGCAGAGACTCCTCGTAGTTTGGAAAGTGCAGACACTCCACCGCCTAATGAAGTTTAA
- the LOC141706740 gene encoding uncharacterized protein LOC141706740 — protein sequence MRFLMRNNRLKYNTTNSNKLGQLRCIVTSCRAVVLPRFGGPEVMELRDDVSLPNLNPNEVLVRARAVSVNPLDTRMRAGYGRSIFQPLLPIILGRDVSGEVVDVGGSVKSLRVGQEVFGALHPTAARGTYADYVILSEDKLVPKPPSISHVEASAIPFAALTAWRALKSTARITKGQRVLVIGGGGAVGFAAVQLAVAAGCHVSTTCADESIDRLLAAGAEQAVDYTSEDVEVSLQGHFDAALDTIGVEETERVAISLLKRGGHYMTLQGETASLSDRYGVAIGLPMATAILVKKQLEYRYSHGIEYWWTYMRADSEGLHEIHRLSAAGKLKIPVEKILPITQVREAHEAKDQRKIIGKVVLEVD from the exons ATGCGGTTCTTAATGAGAAACAATAGATTAAAGTATAATACAACTAATTCGAACAAATTAGGACAATTGAGATGCATCGTTACGAGCTGTAGAGCGGTGGTGTTGCCACGGTTCGGTGGTCCAGAGGTGATGGAGCTTCGTGATGATGTTAGTTTGCCTAATTTGAACCCTAATGAGGTCCTCGTTCGAGCTCGTGCCGTCTCCGTCAATCCTCTCGATACTAGG ATGCGAGCTGGCTACGGGCGTTCAATTTTTCAACCATTATTACCAATAATTCTGGGTCGTGATGTTAGCGGTGAAGTTGTTGATGTGGGAGGTTCTGTCAAGTCACTCCGTGTCGGTCAGGAAGTATTTGGTGCACTGCATCCAACAGCTGCGAGGGGTACTTATGCAGATTATGTTATTCTTTCGGAAGATAAACTTGTTCCAAAACCACCATCAATTTCACATGTG GAGGCAAGCGCCATTCCTTTTGCTGCATTGACTGCATGGCGTGCACTAAAAAGTACTGCGAGAATAACAAAGGG GCAAAGAGTACTGGTGATAGGTGGAGGAGGAGCTGTTGGTTTTGCTGCGGTTCAGCTTGCTGTGGCTGCAGGCTGTCATGTGTCGACTACATGTGCTGATGAAAGTATTGATCGGCTTTTGGCAGCTGGTGCTGAACAGGCTGTTGACTATACATCTGAG GATGTTGAAGTATCCTTACAAGGGCATTTTGATGCTGCATTGGACACAATTGGTGTGGAAGAGACAGAAAGAGTAGCAATAAGTCTCTTAAAGCGAGGTGGACACTATATGACATTGCAA GGAGAGACGGCATCATTGAGTGATAGATATGGAGTGGCTATTGGTCTTCCGATGGCTACAGCCATATTAGTAAAGAAACAGTTGGAATACCGATACTCTCATGGAATAG AATATTGGTGGACATATATGCGAGCTGATTCTGAAGGTTTACATGAGATTCACAGATTGTCCGCGGCTGGAAAGTTGAAGATACCAGTAGAGAAAATCTTACCAATCACTCAAGTGAGAGAGGCTCATGAGGCCAAAGATCAGAGAAAAATCATCGGCAAAGTTGTGCTCGAAGTTGACTGA
- the LOC141684312 gene encoding uncharacterized protein LOC141684312 → MKTPSKPSILSPGKGSPMFQTKKRGSGFENSGSNPEPSSPKVTCIGQVRVKTKKQGEKMRHLSRRRSGDMSFRKIEVQRQSSVNSIHHQQECSSHRNQRWVHLPLTICETLRGFGSEFSCLFPCKSSCFSGERDGRDHGRERRDHLVKWLNDEDHDYEDEKVIRRHVFDEIEIKDFNEGGRVSLCVPPKNALLLMRCRSDPVKMEALASKVWEPKLQIDEDEDEESGDFNDENDDGQYRNQDFKTVGAKTNYCEFLDGNGKEEQVVSFDKVKVVEVFEERRASISYNIINEVEENEEDAKMEIEVQGNDKEKFVEALHVNEEMHEKSEQEEDSHEVQNGEEKEESSFASTLEALVSEERDVLVHLDGQKEQEKQDVEDALVFDQNDSILQKVQEESGKDGALEGKANGEVLEREPGRKIKKGERETTQGLPECLLLMMCEPKLSMEVSKETWVCSTDFIRKKKKPHAPHAPPPLKKSTPEYEDPVIKKRNSVDSKCNHNPFAALPPPYPAAQNIQPGRASCCLPAARGGASMASMIEQKLGDAVAYEPFVLTRCKSEPMRTASKLAQEACFWKNKAGC, encoded by the coding sequence ATGAAAACACCCTCTAAGCCATCTATTTTGAGTCCTGGCAAGGGTTCTCCTATGTTCCAGACTAAAAAACGAGGTTCCGGGTTCGAGAATTCTGGCTCGAACCCGGAACCCTCGTCACCAAAAGTGACATGCATTGGGCAAGTGAGAGTTAAGACTAAGAAACAGGGTGAGAAAATGAGGCATTTGTCTAGAAGGAGAAGTGGGGATATGAGTTTTCGAAAAATTGAGGTGCAGAGACAAAGTAGTGTGAATAGTATTCATCATCAGCAAGAGTGTTCTTCACATAGGAATCAAAGATGGGTGCATTTGCCTTTGACTATATGTGAGACATTGAGAGGGTTTGGATCAGAGTTTAGTTGCTTGTTTCCTTGTAAATCTTCTTGTTTTTCTGGGGAGAGAGATGGGAGAGATCATGGGAGAGAGAGGAGAGATCATTTGGTGAAGTGGTTAAATGATGAGGATCATGATTATGAAGATGAGAAGGTGATTAGGAGACATGTGTTTGATGAAATTGAGATTAAGGATTTTAATGAAGGTGGGAGAGTGAGTCTATGTGTTCCACCTAAGAATGCATTGTTGTTGATGAGATGTAGATCTGATCCTGTTAAGATGGAAGCTTTGGCTAGTAAGGTTTGGGAACCTAAGTTGCaaattgatgaagatgaagatgaggAAAGTGGTGATTTTaatgatgaaaatgatgatgGACAGTATCGGAACCAGGATTTCAAAACAGTCGGGGCTAAAACCAATTATTGCGAGTTTTTGGATGGGAATGGTAAAGAAGAGCAAGTGGTTAGTTTTGATAAGGTTAAAGTTGTGGAGGTTTTTGAGGAAAGAAGAGCTTCAATTTCTTATAATATTATCAATGAAGTTGAAGAAAATGAAGAGGATGCGAAGATGGAAATTGAGGTACAAGGCAATGATAAAGAGAAGTTTGTAGAGGCTTTGCATGTCAATGAAGAGATGCATGAGAAGAGTGAACAAGAAGAGGATTCACATGAAGTACAAAATGGTGAAGAAAAGGAAGAATCAAGTTTTGCAAGTACACTAGAAGCTCTTGTAAGTGAAGAACGTGATGTTTTGGTACATTTAGATGGCCAAAAAGAGCAAGAAAAACAAGATGTAGAAGATGCATTGGTATTTGATCAAAATGATTCAATTTTACAAAAAGTGCAAGAAGAAAGTGGAAAAGATGGTGCATTAGAAGGCAAGGCAAATGGTGAAGTTTTAGAGAGAGAACCTGGTCGGAAAATCAAGAAAGGAGAGAGAGAAACAACACAAGGGCTGCCGGAATGTTTGCTCTTAATGATGTGTGAGCCAAAATTATCAATGGAGGTGTCAAAAGAAACATGGGTTTGCAGTACAGACTTCATTAGGAAAAAGAAAAAAccccacgcgcctcacgcgccgcCGCCACTTAAAAAATCCACCCCCGAATATGAAGACCCGGTGATCAAGAAAAGGAACAGTGTGGACTCTAAATGTAATCACAACCCATTTGCCGCATTGCCTCCGCCGTACCCGGCGGCACAAAATATACAGCCGGGGAGGGCGTCGTGTTGTTTACCGGCAGCGCGTGGAGGTGCCTCCATGGCGAGTATGATAGAACAGAAGCTAGGGGATGCAGTGGCTTATGAGCCATTTGTGTTGACTAGGTGTAAGTCTGAGCCGATGAGGACGGCTTCTAAGCTGGCTCAAGAGGCTTGTTTTTGGAAGAATAAAGCTGGGTGTTGA